A part of Paraburkholderia azotifigens genomic DNA contains:
- a CDS encoding NnrU family protein: MSILILGLVIFLGGHSVRIFAEDWRKARIARMGEKNWKAAYSVVSLIGLVLIIWGYGIARREPVVLWAPPVWAPHLTSLLTLIAFILFPAAHAPGNHFKTIVKHPMTAGVGLWAFGHLIANGMLNAVVLFGAFLVWAVLDYAAARRRDRAEGVVYPKGTLSRDVMPVVAGVLLWVAFVFFLHGWLIGVKPFG; this comes from the coding sequence ATGTCGATACTGATACTGGGGTTGGTGATCTTCCTGGGCGGTCATTCGGTCCGCATCTTTGCCGAAGACTGGCGCAAGGCGCGCATTGCGCGGATGGGCGAGAAGAACTGGAAAGCGGCTTATTCGGTCGTGTCGCTGATCGGGTTGGTGCTGATCATCTGGGGATACGGCATCGCGCGGCGCGAGCCCGTCGTGCTCTGGGCGCCGCCCGTGTGGGCACCGCATCTCACAAGCCTCCTGACGCTGATCGCGTTCATTCTCTTTCCCGCAGCGCACGCGCCGGGCAATCACTTCAAGACGATAGTCAAGCATCCGATGACGGCAGGCGTCGGTTTGTGGGCATTTGGGCATCTGATTGCAAATGGCATGCTGAACGCCGTCGTGCTGTTCGGTGCATTTCTCGTGTGGGCGGTACTGGATTACGCGGCGGCGCGGCGGCGCGATCGCGCCGAAGGCGTGGTCTATCCGAAGGGGACACTGTCACGCGATGTGATGCCCGTCGTCGCGGGTGTCTTGCTCTGGGTGGCGTTCGTGTTCTTTCTTCATGGCTGGCTGATCGGCGTGAAACCGTTCGGATGA